From the Anopheles coustani chromosome X, idAnoCousDA_361_x.2, whole genome shotgun sequence genome, one window contains:
- the LOC131268647 gene encoding uncharacterized protein LOC131268647 — protein MEKSTYHCLYVLSLLWCVAHAAPGPSEQKTSARGNVCGQHYDDIYAAAQSWQTNGIVPEHETQYKELKEKCAQAHKERQEQLDATTTKLPGYVSNIAIALSSLNATLQTEVSTLEQIVQEQHKSLASAWEYGLELQHELLVTNIESDRIEKALLYHSILQDSSPKQILTESYAYHGSRGKMVALLLKFVRSLPAKTERVEAYTELERLLKSNGQDERFPAIIFSQDVKELGDQGYNPDHTQLEGKTVARWQTLLLAGNFSEIVLFAKDHPTYYARIASTLIDALNKTWSKEALDKVIHFPNALPSPSQRVVAFKGVLESLLAHQEQQLNDLYLIKLAKEMEKLERHLEAGGDGQARESLKEVQDIFGKFSYTRSFSNYVDLYGMLKSEL, from the coding sequence ATGGAGAAGTCAACATACCATTGCCTTTATGTACTGTCGCTGCTTTGGTGTGTTGCGCATGCCGCTCCAGGCCCGTCCGAGCAGAAGACTTCCGCGCGGGGAAACGTTTGCGGGCAGCACTACGACGACATCTATGCAGCGGCACAGAGCTGGCAGACGAATGGTATCGTACCGGAGCATGAAACCCAGTACAAGGAGCTGAAGGAGAAGTGCGCCCAGGCGCACAAGGAACGCCAGGAGCAGCTGGACGCAACCACCACCAAGCTGCCAGGCTACGTGAGCAACATTGCCATTGCGCTTAGCTCTCTTAATGCGACGTTGCAGACGGAGGTGTCCACGCTCGAGCAAATCGTGCAGGAGCAGCACAAATCGCTAGCGAGTGCGTGGGAGTATGGCTTGGAGCTACAGCACGAGCTGCTGGTCACCAACATTGAATCGGATCGGATCGAAAAGGCACTGCTCTACCACTCGATCCTCCAGGACTCGTCGCCTAAGCAGATACTGACGGAGAGCTACGCGTACCACGGTTCGCGCGGTAAGATGGTGGCGCTGCTGCTGAAGTTTGTCCGCTCGCTACCCGCCAAGACCGAACGCGTCGAGGCGTAcacggagctggagcggctGCTGAAGAGCAACGGTCAGGATGAGCGCTTCCCGGCCATTATCTTCTCCCAGGATGTGAAGGAGCTCGGTGACCAAGGGTACAACCCCGATCACACGCAACTCGAAGGAAAGACCGTCGCTCGTTGGCAAACGCTCCTGCTTGCCGGGAACTTCTCCGAGATCGTGCTGTTCGCGAAAGACCATCCCACGTACTATGCACGCATCGCGTCCACGCTGATCGACGCCCTAAACAAGACCTGGTCGAAGGAAGCGCTCGATAAAGTGATCCATTTCCCCAACGCCCTCCCGAGCCCGTCGCAGCGGGTCGTCGCGTTCAAGGGTGTGCTGGAGTCTCTGCTGGCGCACCAGGAGCAACAGCTCAACGACCTATATCTTATAAAGCTGGCCAAGGAAATGGAGAAACTTGAGCGTCATCTGGAAGCTGGCGGAGACGGGCAGGCTAGGGAGAGCCTCAAGGAAGTCCAGGACATCTTCGGAAAGTTCTCCTACACACGCAGCTTCTCGAATTACGTCGATCTCTATGGTATGCTCAAGTCAGAGCTTTGA
- the LOC131268645 gene encoding uncharacterized protein LOC131268645, with protein sequence MGVYTVSGWLIALIVVTVDCGASQPQVEKSKDTFCILKEQASSKQPPGVCNPLEPCDAAPLLQHYDDVRKECLASASKRSAQNAGLLFQLNYWHGELLFFFDLLKKYTSENASLVVDAEREDKVNVQVEVELERQHLVYSIEAGRLEDALLAHLKMPTQMTPKEIVTVIAGNPKIDEAVLLNFLHFVRAIPEEAQRLQFYKAFKPVLYKHDLQKNYMALLYSVEVFPLVSVTNDYKEFYTDVVTPLIVKWKEQMFQNWYLEIFWAEKHFPDYFDFAIASFTTFSRNEWTKRLDQKELYAQVNYLDRLSNRVTMYERIIDNTLIHGIGKDSKTDREAQNMLRSFANQVDRLETALVKNGKDQQLMMRLKAIQDSFARLHKRRGRGHWNYKLYLRNFKLEGRYKT encoded by the coding sequence ATGGGTGTCTACACTGTGTCGGGCTGGTTGATTGCGCTGATAGTTGTAACGGTGGACTGCGGTGCAAGCCAGCCTCAGGTGGAGAAATCAAAGGATACTTTTTGTATTTTGAAGGAACAAGCGTCCAGTAAGCAACCCCCCGGAGTTTGCAATCCCCTAGAACCTTGCGATGCTGCGCCGCTCCTACAGCATTACGACGATGTCCGAAAGGAATGTCTCGCCAGTGCGTCGAAACGTAGCGCACAAAATGCAGGGCTTCTCTTCCAGCTGAACTACTGGCACGGAGAGCTGCTGTTCTTTTTCGACCTGCTGAAGAAATACACGAGCGAAAACGCAAGCCTCGTTGTCGACGCAGAACGTGAAGACAAAGTGAACGTACAGGTGGAGGTTGAATTAGAGCGACAACACCTCGTGTATAGCATCGAGGCTGGCCGGCTGGAGGATGCACTGCTTGCCCATCTGAAGATGCCAACACAGATGACACCAAAAGAGATCGTCACTGTGATCGCCGGTAATCCGAAGATCGACGAGGCGGTGTTACTGAACTTCCTACACTTCGTTCGTGCCATTCCGGAGGAGGCGCAGCGATTGCAGTTCTACAAAGCATTCAAACCGGTACTGTACAAGCACGACCTGCAAAAAAACTACATGGCTCTTCTGTACAGTGTCGAGGTGTTCCCATTGGTTTCTGTCACTAACGACTACAAAGAGTTCTACACGGACGTCGTAACTCCTCTTATTGTAAAATGGAAGGAACAGATGTTCCAAAATTGGTACCTCGAGATCTTCTGGGCGGAAAAGCACTTTCCGGACTACTTTGACTTCGCGATTGCCTCGTTTACTACTTTCTCGCGCAACGAATGGACGAAGAGGCTAGATCAGAAGGAGTTGTACGCGCAAGTCAATTATCTTGATAGGTTATCGAATCGTGTCACAATGTACGAGCGGATTATTGATAACACTCTAATCCACGGTATTGGCAAAGACTCTAAAACCGATCGTGAGGCGCAGAATATGTTGCGAAGTTTTGCAAATCAGGTCGATAGGTTGGAAACCGCCCTGGTGAAGAATGGCAAAGATCAACAGCTTATGATGCGCTTGAAAGCCATTCAGGACTCCTTTGCTAGGTTGCATAAGAGGCGAGGAAGGGGGCACTGGAACTATAAGCTCTATCTTCGCAATTTCAAACTCGAAGGTAGATATAAAACATGA
- the LOC131268644 gene encoding uncharacterized protein LOC131268644: protein MAGLVRAIVPGLLILISGRISFGTEDPFQDEANQCVIQVGNEVLQSLTDTMQTRLECGGLWSELMVHFHYTRQNLTDCRARDGTVSRPEPSSTFCQILLDDTKRQVDQQRQKLSGEMDQKLQEIRRDVREHQSATATLQANLTRLREGRRRLHLELLLTNIGIGDSGQALRYFQLVTTGTSGSSDRLYKSIVQSVYREAKHQNERVTNLIEFIKQLSSTESKLKLYTLLKAEIMKRAKQRQHYVAAMAGLDARDLLQGQSDNAKRQHEHLHKELLEAVEKHWKDQIAAGSYRAVADFAAKQPNYFERLQVNIATVDSGSWLKVNFDNLAAYPNSLPLGKQRLAAFEAILNQVYERNKNNSFNYLLKVASQLEVCINFLKRQPADQQSNKKLEELKNKFRSFNGSRNDYGFYLHQSKTRRS, encoded by the coding sequence ATGGCTGGTCTTGTGCGAGCGATTGTGCCCGGTTTATTGATACTCATCAGCGGACGGATATCATTCGGCACGGAGGATCCGTTTCAGGATGAAGCGAACCAGTGTGTGATTCAGGTTGGGAACGAGGTGCTGCAATCGCTCACCGACACGATGCAGACGCGGCTGGAATGTGGCGGTCTGTGGAGCGAGCTGATGGTGCACTTTCATTATACGCGCCAGAACCTTACCGACTGCCGGGCACGCGATGGTACGGTTTCCCGTCCCGAGCCTTCGTCCACCTTCTGTCAGATACTGCTGGATGACACGAAACGGCAGGTGGACCAACAGCGCCAGAAGCTCAGCGGTGAGATGGACCAGAAGCTGCAAGAGATCAGGCGGGACGTAAGGGAGCATCAGAGTGCCACCGCAACACTTCAGGCCAATCTGACGAGGTTGCGCGAGGGACGCCGGAGGTTGCACCTAGAGCTCCTGCTTACCAACATCGGTATAGGTGACAGCGGGCAGGCCCTCCGGTACTTCCAGCTCGTCACAACCGGTACCTCCGGCTCATCGGATAGACTCTACAAATCGATCGTGCAGTCGGTGTACCGCGAGGCAAAGCACCAGAACGAGCGCGTTACAAACTTGATCGAATTCATAAAACAGCTGAGCTCCACCGAGTCGAAGCTGAAGCTGTACACACTGCTCAAGGCGGAGATAATGAAGCGGGCGAAGCAACGGCAGCACTACGTCGCCGCGATGGCAGGACTCGACGCGCGTGACCTACTCCAAGGTCAGAGCGATAACGCCAAGCGCCAGCACGAACATCTCCACAAAGAACTTCTGGAGGCGGTGGAAAAACACTGGAAGGATCAGATAGCGGCCGGCAGCTACCGCGCGGTGGCTGATTTTGCCGCCAAACAACCAAACTATTTCGAGAGACTGCAGGTCAACATCGCGACCGTGGACAGCGGCTCCTGGCTGAAGGTGAACTTCGACAATCTGGCCGCCTATCCCAACAGTCTACCACTCGGAAAGCAGCGGCTGGCAGCATTTGAAGCCATTCTGAACCAGGTGTACGAAAGGAATAAGAACAACTCTTTCAATTATCTGCTCAAAGTGGCATCCCAACTCGAAGTATGTATAAACTTCCTCAAACGTCAGCCAGCCGATCAGCAGAGTAACAAAAAGCTTGAggagttgaaaaacaaattcaggAGTTTCAATGGAAGCAGAAATGATTACGGTTTTTATCTGCATCAGTCCAAAACTCGAAGGTCTTAA